In one Deltaproteobacteria bacterium genomic region, the following are encoded:
- a CDS encoding NCS2 family permease codes for MGNDLFHLEELGTNVKTEITAGVTIFMTMAYIIFVNPAILSAAGVPFTGAAVATCIGAGLVTFLMGAMTNYPLALAPGMGINAIVAFTIVGAMGYSWQVAMGVVFIEGVIVLALSLSKLRGMVMEAIPLPLKHAIGVAIGVLIAFIGLVQGGIVVKHPATIVALGNVTAKESILTVAGLLITTILITRRVRGAILIGILTTALLGMTPIFELIPLPGRFFSLPRDFSTFLALDVRGALSLALAPLIFSLFMTDFFDTMGTAIGIGEKAGFLDDEGMIPRLKELLVVDSIGAVAGGLFGCSSITCYIESASGVTEGGRSGLSVIVTASLFFLSLFLTPLISVIGKGVQVSEGVYRYPVTAPALILVGFFMVSLVSEIDFSDFDTGIPAFLTIIIMPLTYNISYGIGFGFISYSLIKLFRGKVKEVHPVMAVASLFFVIFFLISPGA; via the coding sequence ATGGGGAATGACCTTTTCCACCTCGAGGAACTGGGGACAAATGTAAAGACGGAAATTACCGCGGGAGTCACGATATTCATGACCATGGCTTACATAATTTTCGTGAATCCGGCAATTTTGTCGGCTGCCGGCGTCCCGTTCACGGGAGCGGCAGTGGCTACCTGTATCGGCGCGGGGCTCGTCACGTTTTTGATGGGGGCCATGACGAACTACCCGCTCGCCCTTGCGCCGGGGATGGGGATAAACGCCATCGTCGCATTTACCATCGTGGGTGCGATGGGTTATTCCTGGCAGGTTGCTATGGGGGTCGTCTTTATCGAAGGAGTTATCGTTCTCGCGCTTTCGCTGTCGAAGCTAAGGGGGATGGTGATGGAGGCGATTCCCCTTCCTCTCAAGCATGCCATCGGCGTGGCGATCGGTGTTCTCATAGCTTTTATCGGCCTCGTGCAGGGAGGGATCGTCGTAAAACACCCTGCCACGATCGTCGCACTGGGAAACGTTACCGCGAAAGAGAGCATCCTGACGGTCGCCGGATTGCTGATCACCACCATCCTGATAACGAGGAGGGTGAGGGGGGCGATTCTCATCGGCATTCTGACGACCGCGCTGCTCGGGATGACGCCGATCTTCGAGCTCATCCCCCTGCCCGGCAGGTTTTTCAGCCTTCCCCGGGACTTTTCGACTTTTCTTGCGCTGGATGTCAGGGGTGCTCTCAGCCTGGCCCTTGCGCCGCTGATCTTTTCCCTGTTCATGACGGACTTCTTCGATACCATGGGGACGGCCATCGGCATCGGCGAGAAAGCCGGCTTCCTCGACGATGAAGGAATGATACCCCGCCTGAAGGAACTCCTCGTCGTCGATTCGATCGGGGCCGTAGCCGGGGGACTTTTCGGATGCAGCTCGATAACCTGTTACATCGAGAGCGCCTCGGGAGTGACGGAGGGCGGGAGGAGCGGATTATCGGTGATCGTCACCGCATCTCTCTTTTTCCTCTCCCTCTTTCTGACCCCTCTTATCTCGGTTATAGGAAAGGGGGTCCAGGTTTCCGAGGGAGTCTACCGGTATCCCGTCACGGCGCCGGCCCTGATCCTCGTGGGATTCTTCATGGTCTCCCTGGTCTCCGAGATTGATTTCAGCGATTTCGATACGGGCATTCCCGCATTCCTGACGATAATCATCATGCCCCTGACGTACAACATATCCTACGGCATCGGCTTCGGGTTCATCAGCTACAGCCTCATCAAGCTTTTCAGGGGAAAGGTGAAGGAGGTACACCCGGTGATGGCTGTTGCATCACTTTTCTTTGTAATCTTTTTCCTGATCTCCCCGGGAGCATAA
- a CDS encoding histone deacetylase — MSEKIAFVTHPDYTKHYPACDHPECPDRVRVIGNLIENSPLAAYVDKIHPEPAPIEQVTLVHSPAYLEKLKTACKNGNSWFDYEDTYINAFSYEIALLSAGGCIGGARSVLEGSHERAFCAVRPPGHHAAEGLGMGFCLLNNIAITARVAQREWGLEKIMILDWDVHHGNGTQEIFEKDPSVFYVSIHEHPTFIFPGTGRRWERGSGPGSGYSMNIPLPPGAGDSEYIHSMESLVIPAIKEFAPDLILISAGFDAHNKDPLSDMTVTEEGFRKLTALTLKASRDYSSGKVVSILEGGYHLEALRASVRMHLEELVFFGKEEKCLSGEE; from the coding sequence TTGAGCGAAAAAATCGCATTCGTAACCCATCCCGATTACACGAAACACTACCCTGCCTGCGACCACCCCGAATGTCCCGACAGAGTCAGAGTCATCGGCAATCTGATTGAAAATTCTCCCCTTGCAGCGTATGTTGACAAGATTCACCCTGAGCCTGCCCCCATCGAGCAGGTGACCCTCGTGCACTCTCCTGCATACCTTGAAAAACTCAAAACCGCCTGCAAAAATGGGAACTCCTGGTTTGACTACGAGGATACCTACATAAACGCATTCTCCTACGAGATTGCCCTTCTTTCGGCGGGGGGGTGTATCGGAGGGGCCAGGTCTGTCCTGGAAGGGTCCCATGAGCGAGCATTCTGCGCCGTCCGCCCTCCAGGGCATCACGCAGCGGAAGGCCTGGGAATGGGCTTTTGTCTCCTGAACAACATCGCCATCACCGCAAGAGTCGCGCAAAGGGAATGGGGTCTGGAGAAAATCATGATCTTGGACTGGGACGTCCATCACGGAAATGGAACGCAAGAGATCTTCGAAAAGGACCCTTCCGTTTTCTACGTATCTATTCACGAGCACCCCACCTTCATATTCCCCGGAACGGGGAGGAGGTGGGAAAGGGGCAGCGGGCCGGGCAGCGGATACTCGATGAACATCCCCCTCCCCCCCGGGGCAGGCGACAGCGAGTACATCCACTCCATGGAATCTCTCGTCATACCCGCCATTAAAGAATTCGCACCCGACCTGATCCTCATATCGGCGGGATTCGACGCTCACAACAAGGATCCCCTCAGCGATATGACAGTGACCGAAGAGGGCTTCAGAAAGTTAACCGCCCTGACACTCAAGGCATCAAGAGACTACTCGAGCGGAAAAGTCGTATCGATTCTTGAAGGGGGATACCATCTGGAAGCATTGAGAGCATCAGTCCGCATGCACCTCGAGGAACTGGTTTTTTTTGGAAAGGAGGAGAAATGTTTGTCCGGCGAAGAATGA
- a CDS encoding CBS domain-containing protein produces the protein MFVRRRMKKSVVTVNKDNSLIEAKGKMVRHGVNQLPVMDGDTIVGIISKRDIDSATMPLILLGEMEEGKIREILETTKVTKLMTKNPIVANVNDTLEDAVILIHDHRIGSLPVLTDEGKLAGIISKTDVLDAFIEALGVNEVSQRLEVVVDDKAGTLAEVINIIKRFKTNLISLITTPHPLRGKRIVYLRVASLNVLPIKKALEEKGIEILDPRNPPG, from the coding sequence ATGTTTGTCCGGCGAAGAATGAAAAAAAGCGTCGTCACCGTGAACAAGGACAATAGCCTCATCGAGGCGAAGGGCAAGATGGTGAGGCACGGGGTAAACCAGCTGCCGGTAATGGACGGAGATACAATCGTTGGCATCATATCCAAGAGAGACATTGACTCCGCTACGATGCCCCTTATCCTCCTCGGAGAAATGGAGGAGGGAAAAATCAGGGAAATCCTCGAGACAACGAAGGTAACGAAGCTGATGACGAAAAATCCCATCGTGGCGAACGTGAACGATACCCTCGAGGACGCCGTCATCCTCATCCACGACCACAGGATAGGCTCACTCCCCGTCCTGACCGACGAGGGGAAGCTCGCCGGTATCATATCGAAAACGGACGTTCTCGACGCCTTCATCGAGGCTCTCGGGGTAAACGAGGTAAGCCAGCGCCTGGAAGTTGTGGTCGATGACAAAGCGGGAACGCTGGCTGAAGTGATAAACATCATAAAACGATTCAAAACAAACCTGATAAGCCTCATCACAACACCTCACCCTCTGCGCGGAAAGAGAATAGTCTACCTGAGGGTGGCGAGTTTGAACGTACTGCCCATAAAGAAAGCCCTCGAGGAAAAAGGTATCGAAATTCTCGATCCCAGGAATCCTCCCGGATGA
- a CDS encoding TSUP family transporter, with the protein MMMDLALFFAGFVAGTFGALLGIGGGVIVVPVLVLFAKVPIRIAIGTSFIAVLATSLSAASSYLKKGLCDIETGIRLETATVTGAAIGAYLAGTVNPRVLQTAFAVILVYVSFTMLRKKGAVGKQSAFKSGLSRNRGRVADAVSFFAGILSGSLGVGGGLIKVPLLHRLLNFPMAEAIATSSYMIGITVATSTLVFTFRGDVDPYIAAPLVVGIFLGASQGARIMQKIPEKVLRVSFSLLLLYFSARFLIMGVG; encoded by the coding sequence ATGATGATGGACCTTGCTCTGTTCTTTGCCGGTTTCGTCGCAGGTACCTTCGGCGCCCTCCTGGGTATTGGCGGCGGTGTGATCGTCGTGCCGGTCCTGGTCCTTTTCGCCAAGGTACCGATAAGAATTGCCATCGGCACGAGCTTCATAGCCGTGCTGGCAACATCCCTCTCTGCAGCATCGTCTTACCTGAAAAAGGGGTTGTGCGACATCGAAACGGGGATACGGCTCGAAACGGCAACAGTCACGGGGGCGGCAATAGGCGCTTATCTTGCCGGTACCGTAAACCCCCGGGTCCTCCAGACCGCATTCGCCGTAATACTCGTGTATGTTTCCTTTACCATGCTGAGAAAAAAAGGGGCGGTGGGAAAGCAGTCAGCATTTAAAAGCGGCCTTTCCCGGAACCGGGGCCGTGTGGCAGACGCGGTCTCGTTCTTTGCAGGGATACTTTCCGGATCGCTGGGTGTCGGCGGCGGCCTCATCAAGGTCCCCCTTCTTCACCGTCTCCTCAATTTCCCCATGGCAGAGGCAATCGCGACGAGCAGTTACATGATCGGGATAACCGTGGCAACGAGCACCCTTGTATTCACCTTCAGGGGCGATGTCGACCCCTATATCGCAGCCCCCCTCGTGGTGGGAATATTTCTGGGGGCAAGCCAGGGGGCACGTATCATGCAGAAAATTCCGGAAAAAGTGCTGAGAGTGTCATTTTCACTGCTTCTCCTCTATTTTTCCGCCAGGTTCCTGATCATGGGAGTGGGGTGA
- a CDS encoding FAD-binding protein codes for MAEKESNLYDVIIIGAGPAGLFAALELSGKLNVLVLDGKKRAGGAGTLTDGKLNLTPLIGMDLDELTLDHSGAQEIIDYIDSVFLDCGADPTLYGVDEMKIEWWLEKVSWVQHQYEDGRFDVSLVPARQRHMGTDMTCLVIENLVKKIMAGGVVFAMGEMVRSVRRDASFVVETEGERYYSPMVVAAPGREGAYWFREVARALGTEMQFGPIDIGCRIEVSASVMEEITSVLYDPKFHFVTPTHRDMTRTFCTNPFGRVRIEKNQDYVLVNGDALKKKKTKNTNFAILNTVTMTEPVQDTKLMGIKIAEFANFWGGSRSAIVQRLGDLLGGSRSKKETFYSRDKGYDKLEPTLPPGRYVTPGDVSFAYPGRIVDNLRESLGLLGKVLPGVLHPSALIYVPEIKYYDTKYVTGRDMQTSVEGLYVAGDGVGKSRGIVGAALNGILAARGILASRG; via the coding sequence TTGGCGGAAAAAGAGTCGAACCTCTATGATGTGATCATTATTGGTGCCGGTCCTGCCGGTCTCTTTGCTGCCCTCGAACTGTCGGGGAAGCTGAACGTTCTCGTTCTGGACGGGAAGAAAAGGGCAGGGGGTGCGGGGACGCTCACAGACGGTAAGCTCAACTTGACCCCCTTGATCGGCATGGACCTCGATGAGCTCACACTCGACCATTCCGGGGCGCAGGAGATAATCGATTACATCGATTCGGTATTTCTCGATTGCGGTGCAGACCCCACGCTCTATGGCGTCGATGAGATGAAGATCGAGTGGTGGCTCGAGAAGGTCTCCTGGGTGCAGCACCAATACGAGGATGGCAGGTTCGATGTCAGCCTCGTGCCGGCCCGCCAGAGGCACATGGGTACCGATATGACCTGTCTCGTGATAGAGAACCTGGTGAAAAAAATCATGGCTGGCGGGGTTGTGTTTGCGATGGGGGAGATGGTCAGGTCGGTGCGCCGGGATGCGAGCTTCGTTGTAGAAACGGAGGGAGAGAGATACTACTCGCCCATGGTGGTGGCGGCACCCGGCAGGGAGGGTGCCTACTGGTTCAGGGAGGTGGCCAGAGCTCTGGGAACGGAAATGCAGTTTGGCCCTATCGATATCGGGTGCCGTATCGAGGTATCGGCTTCGGTGATGGAGGAGATAACGTCGGTTCTCTACGACCCCAAATTTCACTTCGTTACACCCACGCACCGGGACATGACGAGAACCTTCTGCACCAATCCCTTCGGGAGGGTAAGGATCGAGAAAAATCAGGACTACGTCCTCGTCAACGGGGACGCCTTGAAGAAAAAGAAGACCAAGAACACGAACTTTGCGATCCTCAATACGGTCACCATGACCGAGCCGGTGCAGGACACGAAGCTCATGGGTATCAAAATTGCCGAGTTTGCCAATTTCTGGGGGGGCTCGAGGAGCGCAATCGTACAGAGGCTGGGTGACCTGCTCGGCGGCTCCCGCTCGAAGAAGGAGACATTTTACTCCCGGGACAAGGGGTATGACAAACTGGAGCCCACACTGCCCCCGGGCAGATATGTCACCCCCGGTGATGTTTCTTTTGCCTACCCGGGACGCATCGTCGACAACCTGAGGGAGAGCCTGGGCCTCCTCGGCAAAGTCCTCCCCGGAGTGCTCCATCCCTCGGCGCTCATCTATGTCCCCGAGATAAAGTATTATGACACGAAGTATGTGACGGGGAGGGACATGCAGACCTCGGTTGAGGGACTTTACGTTGCCGGAGACGGTGTGGGTAAGTCGAGGGGAATTGTCGGCGCTGCGCTAAACGGCATACTCGCCGCGAGGGGAATCCTGGCATCCCGGGGTTAG
- a CDS encoding metal-dependent hydrolase: MAKAKVKWLGHSGFKITSPKGKVIFIDPWFEGNPQAKEDKTALGRGDFLLVTHDHFDHAGDALSVAKGTGALVISIFEIAVDLKQKGVPESQILHGGNGMNIGGTVSIDGISFTMVQAFHSSTLGAPVGFVIKLEDGFTIYHAGDTGLFSEMGLIGELYGVDLAILPVGSVFTMDGLQAAKALSLIKPRIAIPMHFGTFPILDQTAESFVEKAALMSPDVKIEVLAPGEEKEFS, from the coding sequence ATGGCAAAGGCAAAAGTAAAGTGGCTCGGTCATTCCGGATTTAAGATAACCTCTCCAAAAGGCAAGGTGATATTCATCGACCCCTGGTTCGAGGGAAACCCCCAGGCGAAAGAAGACAAAACGGCTCTCGGGAGGGGGGATTTTTTGCTCGTCACCCACGACCACTTCGACCACGCAGGTGACGCCCTCTCAGTGGCAAAAGGCACGGGGGCCCTCGTGATAAGCATTTTCGAAATAGCCGTCGACCTGAAACAGAAGGGCGTTCCCGAATCCCAGATCCTGCACGGCGGAAACGGCATGAACATTGGTGGGACCGTGAGCATTGACGGCATTTCATTCACGATGGTTCAGGCCTTCCATTCCAGCACCCTCGGGGCACCCGTCGGCTTCGTGATAAAGCTCGAAGATGGGTTCACCATATATCACGCCGGCGACACGGGCCTGTTCTCGGAGATGGGGCTAATCGGGGAGCTGTATGGCGTGGACCTCGCCATCCTGCCCGTGGGTTCCGTATTCACCATGGACGGGCTGCAGGCAGCAAAAGCACTGAGCCTGATCAAGCCCAGGATTGCGATACCGATGCACTTCGGCACATTCCCCATTCTGGATCAGACGGCGGAGAGCTTCGTGGAAAAGGCCGCCCTCATGTCTCCCGACGTGAAAATAGAAGTCCTCGCTCCCGGGGAAGAAAAAGAGTTCTCATAG